Proteins from a single region of Lelliottia sp. JS-SCA-14:
- the mukB gene encoding chromosome partition protein MukB — protein MIERGKFRSLTLVNWNGFFARTFDLDELVTTLSGGNGAGKSTTMAAFVTALIPDLTLLHFRNTTEAGATSGSRDKGLHGKLKAGVCYSVLDVINSRHQRVVVGVRLQQIAGRDRKVDIKPFAIQGLPTSVQPTSLLTETLNDRQARVLPLNELKDKLEAIEGVQFKQFNSITDYHSLMFDLGVVARRLRTASDRSKYYRLIEASLYGGISSAITRSLRDYLLPENSGVRKAFQDMEAALRENRMTLEAIRVTQSDRDLFKHLISEATNYVAADYMRHANERRIHLDKALEYRRELFTSRKQLVAEQYKHVEMARELGEHNGAEGDLEADYQAASDHLNLVQTALRQQEKIERYEADLDELQIRLEEQNEVVAEAADMQEEKEARAEAAELEVDELKNQLADYQQALDVQQTRAIQYTQALQALQRAKELCHLPDLTPDSADEWLETFQAKEQEATEKLLSLDQKMSVAQAAHSQFEQAYQLVAAINGPLARSDAWGVARELLRDGVNQRHLAEQVQPLRMRLNELEQRLREQQEAERLLAEFCKRQGKHVDIDDLETLHQELEARIASLSDSVSSASEQRMVLRQELEQLQSRTQTLLQRAPVWLAAQSSLNQLSEQCGEEFESSSEVTEYLQQLLEREREAIVERDEVGARKNAVDEEIERLSQPGGAEDARLNALAERFGGVLLSEIYDDVSLEDAPYYSALYGPSRHAIVVPDLSLIADQLEGLEECPEDLYLIEGDPQSFDDSVFNVDELEKAVVVKVADRQWRYSRFPTLPIFGRAARENRIESLHAERQTLSERFATLSFDVQKTQRLHQAFSRFIGSHVAVAFEADPEAEIRKLNTRRGELERALSNHENDNQQSRVQFEQAKEGVAALNRILPRLNLLGDETLADRVDEIQERLDEAQEAARFVQQHGNQLAKLEPVLSVLQSDPEQYEQLKEDYAYSQQMQRDARQQAFALTEVVQRRAHFGYSDSAEMLSGNSDLNEKLRQRLEQAEAERSRSRDALRSHAAQLGQYNQVLASLKSSFDTKKELLTDLHKELQDIGVRADSGAEERARIRRDELHSQLSNNRTRRHQLEKALTLCEAEMDNLTRRLRKLERDYHEMREQVVTAKAGWCAVMRLVKDSGVERRLHRRELAYLSGDELRSMSDKALGALRPAVADNEHLRDVLRMSEDPKRPERKIQFFVAVYQHLRERIRQDIIRTDDPVEAIEQMEIELGRLTEELTSREQKLAISSRSVANIIRKTIQREQNRIRMLNQGLQSVSFGQVNSVRLNVNVREAHATLLDVLSEQHEQHQDLFNSNRLTFSEALAKLYQRLNPQIDMGQRTPQTIGEELLDYRNYLEMEVEVNRGSDGWLRAESGALSTGEAIGTGMSILVMVVQSWEDEARRLRGKDISPCRLLFLDEAARLDARSIATLFELCDRLDMQLIIAAPENISPEKGTTYKLVRKVFNNTEHVHVVGLRGFAPQPPESLPGTADAS, from the coding sequence ATGATTGAACGCGGTAAATTTCGTTCGCTAACGCTGGTTAACTGGAACGGTTTCTTCGCCCGAACCTTCGATCTGGATGAGCTGGTCACGACGCTCTCCGGCGGTAACGGGGCGGGTAAGTCCACCACCATGGCGGCCTTCGTCACGGCGTTGATCCCCGATCTGACGCTGCTGCACTTCCGAAACACCACCGAAGCGGGCGCGACAAGCGGTTCCCGCGATAAAGGTCTGCACGGTAAGCTGAAAGCGGGCGTCTGTTATTCGGTGCTGGATGTCATTAACTCCCGCCATCAGCGCGTGGTGGTCGGTGTGCGTCTGCAGCAAATTGCGGGTCGCGACCGTAAAGTCGACATCAAACCCTTCGCCATTCAGGGGCTGCCGACCTCGGTTCAACCGACCTCTTTGCTGACGGAAACCCTGAACGATCGTCAGGCGCGCGTGTTGCCGCTCAACGAACTGAAGGACAAACTCGAAGCAATCGAAGGCGTCCAGTTCAAGCAGTTCAACTCGATTACCGATTACCACTCGCTGATGTTCGATCTGGGCGTTGTCGCGCGTCGTCTGCGCACCGCATCGGACCGTAGCAAATACTATCGCCTGATTGAAGCCTCCCTGTACGGCGGGATCTCCAGCGCCATTACCCGCTCCCTGCGCGACTACCTGTTGCCAGAAAACAGCGGCGTGCGTAAAGCCTTCCAGGACATGGAAGCGGCGCTGCGCGAAAACCGCATGACGCTCGAAGCGATTCGCGTCACTCAGTCTGACCGCGACCTGTTCAAACATCTGATCAGCGAAGCGACTAACTACGTGGCGGCGGACTATATGCGCCACGCCAACGAGCGTCGCATTCATCTGGATAAAGCGCTGGAGTATCGCCGCGAGCTGTTCACCTCGCGTAAACAGCTGGTGGCCGAGCAGTATAAACACGTTGAGATGGCCCGCGAGCTGGGCGAACACAACGGCGCGGAAGGGGATCTCGAAGCCGATTATCAGGCCGCCAGCGATCACCTGAATCTGGTGCAAACGGCCCTGCGTCAGCAGGAGAAAATCGAGCGCTACGAAGCCGATCTCGATGAGCTGCAGATCCGCCTCGAAGAACAAAATGAAGTGGTGGCCGAAGCCGCCGACATGCAGGAAGAGAAAGAGGCGCGCGCTGAAGCCGCTGAGCTGGAAGTGGATGAGCTGAAAAATCAGCTGGCCGACTACCAGCAGGCGCTCGATGTTCAGCAGACCCGCGCCATTCAGTACACTCAGGCGTTACAGGCGCTGCAACGCGCGAAAGAGCTGTGCCATCTTCCGGATTTAACGCCGGACAGTGCCGACGAGTGGCTGGAAACCTTCCAGGCAAAAGAACAGGAAGCGACGGAGAAATTACTCTCCCTCGATCAGAAAATGAGCGTGGCGCAAGCGGCGCACAGTCAGTTTGAGCAGGCGTACCAGCTGGTCGCGGCGATCAACGGCCCGCTGGCGCGTAGTGATGCCTGGGGAGTGGCGCGTGAATTGCTGCGCGACGGTGTCAACCAGCGCCATCTGGCGGAGCAGGTGCAGCCGCTGCGCATGCGTCTGAACGAGCTGGAACAGCGTCTGCGTGAACAGCAGGAGGCCGAACGCCTGCTGGCTGAATTCTGCAAGCGTCAGGGTAAGCATGTCGATATCGACGACCTGGAAACTTTGCATCAGGAGCTGGAAGCGCGCATCGCGTCTCTGTCCGACAGCGTCTCCAGCGCCAGCGAGCAGCGCATGGTGCTGCGCCAGGAGCTGGAACAGCTTCAGTCGCGTACTCAGACTCTGCTGCAACGTGCTCCTGTCTGGCTGGCCGCGCAGAGCAGCCTGAATCAGCTGAGCGAGCAGTGCGGCGAAGAGTTCGAATCCAGCTCTGAAGTGACCGAATATCTGCAACAGTTGCTGGAGCGCGAGCGTGAAGCCATTGTTGAGCGTGATGAAGTCGGCGCGCGTAAAAACGCTGTCGATGAAGAAATTGAACGCTTAAGTCAGCCAGGCGGCGCGGAAGATGCCCGTCTGAATGCGCTGGCAGAACGTTTTGGCGGCGTGCTGCTGTCCGAAATCTACGACGACGTCAGCCTTGAAGATGCGCCGTATTACTCCGCGCTGTATGGCCCGTCCCGTCATGCGATCGTCGTTCCGGATTTGTCGCTGATTGCCGATCAGCTGGAAGGGCTGGAAGAGTGTCCGGAAGATCTCTATCTGATCGAAGGAGATCCGCAGTCCTTCGATGACAGCGTGTTCAACGTCGATGAGCTGGAAAAAGCGGTGGTGGTGAAAGTCGCCGACCGCCAGTGGCGTTATTCTCGCTTCCCGACGCTGCCGATCTTTGGCCGCGCCGCGCGTGAAAACCGTATCGAAAGCCTGCACGCGGAACGTCAAACCCTGTCTGAACGCTTCGCGACGCTGTCGTTTGACGTGCAGAAAACCCAGCGTTTACACCAGGCATTCAGCCGCTTTATCGGCAGTCACGTGGCCGTGGCCTTTGAGGCCGATCCTGAAGCTGAAATCCGTAAACTCAACACCCGCCGTGGCGAACTGGAACGTGCCCTGAGCAATCATGAAAATGATAATCAGCAGAGCCGCGTACAGTTTGAACAGGCGAAAGAGGGCGTCGCTGCCCTGAACCGTATCCTGCCGCGTCTGAATCTGCTGGGTGACGAAACCCTGGCCGATCGCGTGGATGAAATTCAGGAACGTCTGGATGAAGCCCAGGAAGCCGCGCGCTTTGTGCAGCAGCACGGCAACCAGCTCGCGAAGCTGGAGCCGGTGCTGTCGGTTCTGCAAAGCGACCCGGAACAGTACGAACAGCTGAAAGAAGATTACGCCTACTCCCAGCAGATGCAGCGTGATGCGCGCCAGCAGGCGTTTGCCCTGACCGAAGTGGTGCAGCGTCGTGCGCACTTCGGTTACAGCGACTCGGCAGAAATGCTGAGCGGCAACAGCGATTTGAACGAAAAACTGCGCCAGCGTCTGGAGCAAGCGGAAGCGGAGCGCAGCCGCAGCCGCGATGCCCTGCGCAGCCACGCCGCGCAGCTCGGCCAGTACAATCAGGTTCTGGCGTCGCTGAAAAGCTCCTTCGATACCAAGAAAGAGCTGCTCACCGACCTGCATAAAGAGCTGCAGGATATCGGCGTTCGCGCGGACAGCGGGGCGGAAGAGCGCGCGCGCATTCGTCGCGACGAACTGCACAGCCAGCTGAGTAACAACCGTACCCGTCGTCATCAGCTGGAAAAAGCCCTGACCCTGTGCGAAGCGGAGATGGATAACCTGACCCGTCGCCTGCGCAAGCTGGAACGCGATTATCACGAAATGCGCGAGCAAGTCGTGACCGCCAAAGCGGGCTGGTGTGCGGTCATGCGTCTGGTAAAAGACAGCGGCGTTGAACGTCGACTACACCGTCGCGAGCTGGCTTATCTCTCGGGTGATGAGCTGCGTTCGATGTCGGATAAGGCGCTGGGTGCGCTGCGCCCGGCAGTGGCAGACAACGAACATCTGCGCGATGTGCTGCGTATGTCTGAAGATCCGAAACGTCCTGAGCGTAAAATTCAGTTCTTCGTGGCGGTTTATCAGCACCTGCGTGAACGTATTCGTCAGGATATCATTCGTACGGACGATCCGGTCGAAGCCATCGAACAGATGGAAATCGAGCTGGGCCGTCTGACGGAAGAGCTGACCTCTCGCGAGCAGAAGCTGGCGATCAGCTCCCGCAGCGTGGCGAACATTATTCGCAAAACCATCCAGCGCGAGCAGAACCGTATTCGTATGCTCAACCAGGGCCTGCAGAGCGTGTCGTTCGGCCAGGTGAACAGCGTGCGTCTGAACGTCAACGTTCGTGAAGCGCATGCCACTCTGCTGGATGTGCTCTCGGAGCAGCACGAGCAGCATCAGGATCTGTTTAACAGCAACCGCCTGACCTTCTCGGAAGCGCTGGCGAAGCTCTATCAGCGTCTTAATCCGCAGATCGATATGGGCCAGCGCACGCCGCAAACCATCGGTGAAGAGCTGCTGGATTACCGTAACTATCTGGAAATGGAAGTTGAGGTTAACCGTGGTTCCGACGGCTGGCTGCGCGCAGAGTCTGGCGCGCTCTCTACCGGGGAGGCGATCGGTACCGGGATGTCGATTCTGGTGATGGTCGTGCAGAGCTGGGAAGATGAAGCGCGACGCCTGCGCGGCAAGGATATCTCGCCGTGCCGTCTGCTGTTCCTCGATGAGGCTGCCCGACTCGATGCCCGTTCCATCGCCACGCTGTTTGAACTGTGTGACCGTCTGGATATGCAGCTGATTATCGCAGCACCTGAAAACATCAGTCCGGAAAAAGGCACGACCTACAAACTGGTGCGTAAGGTGTTCAATAATACCGAGCACGTACACGTCGTGGGCCTGCGCGGTTTTGCACCGCAGCCGCCGGAGTCGTTACCGGGTACGGCAGACGCGTCGTAA
- the ldtD gene encoding L,D-transpeptidase, whose translation MLLKKIHGRQLSALSVCLTLIFAPLFNARADEPEVVPVDSSATMGAQPTSLLQPLEQSSATAIMAGIKQLPADVDTQALRQQLQTGLPAGYTPAYLNQLTLIYAARDMKPMWEDRDAVRAFQQQLAEVAIAGFQPQFTAWVELLTDPTVTGMARDVVLSDAMMGYLQFVAGIPVNGNRWLYSEKPYKLATPALSVINQWQVALDKGTLPRFIASLAPAHPQYATMHQSLLQLVADTRPWPQLKSTASLRPGQWSSDVPALREILRRTGESDAGAKIALPGDDPQSVVVSPSAPVVKKKSAVPADKPAAYDRELVAAVKAFQAAQGLGADGVIGQSTRDWLNVSPAQRAGVLALNIQRLRLLPGTLSTGIMVNIPAYSLVYYQNGSEVLASRVIVGRPDRKTPMMSSALNNVVVNPPWNVPPTLARKDILPKVWNDPGYLERHGYTMMRGWNSNQPIDPYQVDWSTITASNLPFRFQQAPGERNSLGRYKFNMPSSDAIYLHDTPNHNLFQKDTRALSSGCVRVNKASELANMLLGDAGWNDTRISDALKEGNTRYVNIRQNIPVNLYYLTAFVGADGRTQYRTDIYNYDLTARSGAQILPKAEQLIR comes from the coding sequence ATGTTGCTAAAGAAAATTCATGGTCGTCAGCTGTCCGCACTCAGTGTGTGCCTGACGTTAATATTCGCTCCACTGTTTAATGCCAGGGCCGATGAGCCTGAAGTGGTTCCCGTCGACAGTTCTGCAACGATGGGCGCACAGCCGACTTCGCTGCTACAGCCGCTGGAGCAATCCAGTGCGACCGCCATTATGGCGGGCATCAAACAGCTGCCGGCCGATGTGGACACACAAGCGCTGCGCCAGCAGCTGCAAACCGGACTGCCTGCGGGATATACGCCCGCTTATCTTAATCAGCTCACCTTAATCTATGCCGCGCGCGACATGAAGCCGATGTGGGAAGACCGCGATGCCGTCCGTGCCTTCCAGCAACAGCTGGCGGAAGTGGCCATCGCCGGTTTTCAGCCGCAGTTCACCGCCTGGGTGGAGCTTCTGACCGACCCGACCGTGACGGGCATGGCGCGTGATGTTGTCCTGTCCGACGCGATGATGGGCTATTTGCAGTTCGTGGCGGGAATTCCGGTCAACGGCAACCGCTGGCTGTACAGTGAAAAGCCTTACAAACTGGCGACACCTGCGCTTTCGGTGATTAACCAGTGGCAGGTGGCGCTGGACAAAGGGACGCTGCCGCGCTTTATCGCGAGCCTGGCTCCGGCGCATCCGCAATATGCCACGATGCACCAGTCGTTATTGCAGCTGGTGGCCGATACTCGTCCGTGGCCTCAGCTCAAAAGCACTGCCTCACTGCGCCCTGGCCAGTGGAGTAGCGATGTTCCGGCGCTGCGCGAAATCCTGCGTCGTACCGGTGAGTCTGATGCAGGGGCGAAAATTGCGCTGCCGGGCGATGATCCCCAGAGCGTGGTGGTCAGTCCATCTGCGCCTGTTGTGAAGAAAAAATCTGCTGTGCCAGCCGATAAACCTGCGGCCTACGACCGTGAACTGGTTGCCGCCGTGAAGGCGTTTCAGGCTGCGCAGGGACTGGGTGCCGACGGAGTGATTGGGCAGTCTACGCGCGACTGGCTGAATGTCTCTCCGGCTCAGCGCGCAGGCGTGCTGGCGTTGAATATTCAGCGCTTACGTTTGCTTCCGGGCACCTTATCCACCGGTATTATGGTTAACATCCCGGCCTACTCGCTGGTCTATTACCAGAACGGCAGCGAAGTGCTGGCCTCCCGCGTGATTGTGGGCCGTCCGGATCGCAAAACGCCGATGATGAGCAGCGCGCTGAACAACGTGGTGGTCAACCCGCCGTGGAACGTGCCGCCGACTCTCGCGCGAAAAGACATCCTGCCGAAAGTGTGGAATGACCCGGGTTATCTCGAACGTCACGGCTACACGATGATGCGCGGCTGGAACAGCAACCAGCCGATTGATCCGTATCAGGTCGACTGGTCAACGATTACGGCATCGAACCTGCCATTCCGCTTCCAGCAGGCGCCGGGCGAGCGTAACTCGCTGGGCCGGTACAAGTTCAATATGCCAAGTTCGGATGCGATCTATCTGCACGATACGCCGAACCATAACCTGTTCCAGAAAGATACGCGCGCCCTGAGTTCCGGCTGCGTTCGTGTCAATAAAGCGTCTGAACTGGCTAATATGCTGCTGGGGGATGCGGGCTGGAACGACACGCGGATTTCCGATGCGCTGAAAGAAGGGAACACGCGCTACGTGAATATTCGGCAAAATATTCCGGTCAATCTTTACTACCTGACGGCGTTTGTCGGCGCCGATGGGCGGACCCAATATCGTACAGATATTTACAATTATG